From a single Calothrix sp. NIES-2098 genomic region:
- a CDS encoding neutral invertase: protein MQINELVIAENIEEQAWTALEKSILYYQGRPVGTLAAYDPSVEALNYDQCFIRDFVSSALIFLLKGKTEIVRNFLEETLKLQPKERALDAYKPGRGLIPASFKVVSLNGEEYLEADFGEHAIARVTPVDSCLWWIILLRAYVIATKDCSLAYRPEFQNGIKLIMEICLANRFDMYPTLLVPDGACMIDRRLGIYGHPLEIQVLFYTALRAARELLICQGNQDIFAAIDNRLPLLCAHIRQHYWIDINRLNAIYRFKSEEYGKGAVNLFNIYVDSLPYYELDKWLPRKGGYLAGNVGPSQLDTRFFSLGNLMAIVSDLATEEQSQAIMTLIEERWEDLVGDMPMKICFPALEDEEYRIVTGCDPKNIPWSYHNAGSWPVLMWMLAAAAVKTKKTGLVRKAIELAQTRLSEDEWPEYYDGKKGRLIGKQARKYQTWSIAGFLLAKELLANPSYLRLVSFDELSPEAVSRACEFEISSIDPYTSR, encoded by the coding sequence ATGCAGATAAACGAATTGGTAATAGCTGAAAATATAGAAGAACAAGCCTGGACAGCACTAGAAAAGTCGATTCTCTATTATCAAGGTCGTCCTGTGGGGACTTTAGCCGCATACGATCCGTCTGTAGAGGCGCTGAATTACGACCAATGCTTTATCCGAGATTTTGTGTCGTCGGCTTTAATTTTTCTGCTCAAGGGTAAAACAGAAATTGTTCGCAATTTCTTAGAAGAAACATTAAAGTTACAGCCTAAAGAAAGAGCATTAGATGCATATAAACCGGGAAGAGGTTTAATTCCAGCTAGCTTCAAAGTTGTATCTCTCAATGGCGAGGAATATTTAGAAGCTGATTTTGGCGAACACGCGATCGCGCGAGTTACGCCTGTGGATTCTTGTCTCTGGTGGATTATTTTGTTGCGTGCTTATGTAATTGCTACAAAAGATTGTTCCTTAGCATATAGACCTGAATTTCAAAACGGTATCAAGTTGATTATGGAGATCTGCTTGGCGAATCGTTTTGATATGTACCCAACGCTATTAGTTCCAGATGGCGCTTGTATGATTGACCGCCGTTTGGGTATATATGGTCATCCGCTAGAAATTCAAGTTTTATTTTATACGGCTCTGCGTGCTGCTCGTGAGTTGCTAATTTGTCAAGGTAATCAAGATATTTTCGCCGCAATTGATAACCGCTTACCTCTTTTATGCGCTCATATTCGTCAGCATTATTGGATAGATATTAATCGCCTGAATGCAATTTATCGCTTCAAGAGTGAAGAGTATGGCAAAGGAGCAGTCAATTTATTCAATATATATGTAGACTCTCTACCCTATTACGAATTAGATAAATGGTTGCCGAGAAAAGGAGGTTATTTAGCTGGAAATGTTGGCCCTTCACAACTAGATACGCGCTTCTTTTCCCTTGGTAATTTGATGGCGATCGTTTCTGACCTTGCAACTGAAGAACAGTCGCAAGCGATTATGACTCTCATTGAAGAACGCTGGGAAGATTTGGTGGGAGATATGCCAATGAAAATCTGTTTCCCAGCTTTGGAAGATGAAGAGTATAGAATTGTCACTGGATGCGATCCGAAAAATATTCCTTGGTCTTATCATAATGCTGGCAGCTGGCCTGTTTTGATGTGGATGTTGGCAGCTGCGGCTGTGAAAACTAAAAAGACAGGTTTGGTGAGAAAGGCGATTGAACTTGCCCAAACACGTCTGAGCGAAGATGAATGGCCGGAGTACTATGATGGCAAAAAAGGACGATTGATTGGCAAACAAGCGAGAAAATATCAAACTTGGTCAATTGCTGGGTTCTTATTAGCAAAAGAACTGTTAGCTAACCCCAGTTATTTACGATTGGTGAGTTTTGATGAATTATCCCCAGAAGCAGTTTCTAGAGCTTGTGAGTTTGAAATTAGCAGTATAGATCCATACACATCTAGATAG
- a CDS encoding neutral invertase, whose translation MAREELVLFDDIDNQAWELLEKSIVYYQGRPIGTIAAGEQLEIALNYDQCFIRDFVPSALLFLIKGRYDIVRNFLEETLKLQPTENLLNAYTPGRGLIPASFKVISADGQEYLEADFGEHTIARVTPVDSCLWWVILLYAYVKATKDINFALQPEFQQGIMLIMELCLATRFDMYPTLLVPDGACMIQRRLGIYGYPLEIQSLFYAALRAARKLLICAGDEEIVIGIDNRLPLLRDHIRNHYWIDRHRLNVIYRFKGEEYGQTAVNQFNIYADSIGYAKLALWLPKLGGYLAGNVGPSQLDTRFFSLGNLMAILCSLASDRQSQAIMNIIEEQWDDLVGEMPMKICFPAVEKEEYRIFTGCDPKNRPWSHHNGGSWPVLLWLLSAAAQKTGRTSLAHNAIEIAQSRLSEDEWPECYDGTRGLLIGKQARRYQTWTISGFLLAKELLRNPDYLELISFAEFDLDNAAHVCDL comes from the coding sequence ATGGCAAGAGAGGAATTAGTATTATTTGATGACATAGATAACCAGGCATGGGAACTACTAGAAAAGTCCATTGTTTACTATCAAGGTCGCCCCATAGGTACAATCGCTGCTGGTGAGCAATTAGAAATAGCATTGAATTATGACCAATGCTTTATCAGAGATTTCGTACCCTCAGCCTTACTTTTTCTGATTAAAGGTAGGTATGATATTGTGCGTAATTTTCTCGAAGAAACGTTAAAATTACAGCCTACTGAAAATCTCTTAAATGCTTATACACCTGGTCGGGGATTGATACCAGCAAGCTTTAAAGTTATCTCAGCCGATGGACAAGAATATTTAGAAGCGGATTTTGGCGAACACACGATCGCCAGAGTTACGCCAGTAGATTCTTGTTTATGGTGGGTGATTCTTTTATATGCCTATGTCAAAGCTACTAAAGATATAAATTTCGCCTTGCAACCAGAGTTTCAGCAGGGAATCATGTTAATAATGGAACTTTGCTTGGCGACTCGATTTGATATGTACCCAACCCTATTGGTTCCAGACGGTGCTTGTATGATTCAACGTCGTTTGGGTATTTATGGGTATCCTTTAGAAATTCAATCTCTGTTTTATGCAGCCTTGCGTGCGGCGCGGAAACTGCTAATTTGTGCAGGCGATGAAGAAATTGTTATCGGTATAGATAATCGCTTACCTCTTTTACGAGATCATATTCGCAATCATTATTGGATAGATAGACATCGCTTAAATGTAATTTATCGCTTTAAGGGTGAAGAATATGGTCAAACAGCAGTTAATCAGTTCAATATATATGCAGATTCAATTGGCTATGCTAAGTTGGCTCTTTGGTTGCCAAAACTTGGCGGTTATTTAGCAGGTAATGTAGGGCCATCGCAACTAGATACTCGCTTCTTCTCTTTAGGAAATTTGATGGCGATTCTTTGTTCTTTAGCTAGCGATCGCCAATCACAAGCGATTATGAATATTATCGAAGAACAATGGGACGATTTAGTCGGAGAAATGCCGATGAAAATCTGTTTTCCGGCTGTAGAAAAAGAAGAGTATAGAATTTTTACAGGTTGCGATCCGAAAAATAGACCTTGGTCTCACCATAATGGTGGCAGTTGGCCTGTTTTATTATGGTTGCTAAGTGCGGCTGCGCAAAAAACAGGTAGAACAAGTCTTGCTCACAATGCTATTGAAATAGCTCAATCCCGCCTCAGCGAAGATGAATGGCCGGAATGTTATGATGGGACAAGAGGATTGTTAATTGGTAAACAAGCTAGAAGATATCAAACTTGGACAATTAGCGGATTTTTATTGGCAAAAGAATTGCTGCGCAATCCCGATTATTTAGAATTAATTAGTTTTGCAGAATTTGATTTAGATAATGCTGCCCACGTGTGCGATTTGTAA
- a CDS encoding sun protein yields MDNPRQIAFLALRDVHKGAYADVALDKVLQKVKLQDIDRRLVTELVYGSVRRQRTLDALIDQFAKKKSQQQPKDLRTILHLGLYQLCYQERIPASAAVNTTVQLAKENGFAGLTGFVNGLLRQYIRQAGGGEGIPLQLSENPVERLGILHSFPDWIIQVWLEQLSFAETEQLCEWMNQSPTIDLRVNPLRTSIDVVEKALQSADVLVKRLPNLPQALRLISNSGPIQNLPGFKEGWWVVQDASAQLVSHLLEPQPGEAIVDACAAPGGKTTHIAELMVDKGKIWACDRTASRLRKLQENARRLNLQSIQICTGDSRQFLQFQNTADRVLLDAPCSGLGTLHRHADARWRQTPESVQELSKLQKELLAHTSTFVKSGGVLVYATCTLHPAENEAVISEFLAEYPHWQIEPPNTDSPLFAYSTPSGWCKVWPHRQNMDGFFMVRLRKTNDSE; encoded by the coding sequence ATGGACAACCCCCGTCAAATAGCTTTTCTTGCCCTGCGAGATGTTCACAAAGGGGCTTATGCTGATGTTGCTTTAGACAAAGTTCTGCAAAAGGTTAAATTACAAGATATTGACCGTCGTTTAGTCACAGAATTAGTTTATGGCAGTGTGAGAAGGCAACGCACTCTCGACGCTTTGATTGACCAATTTGCCAAAAAGAAATCTCAACAACAACCAAAAGACCTCCGCACTATCCTACATCTGGGTTTATATCAACTTTGCTATCAAGAACGGATTCCCGCTTCTGCGGCTGTCAATACTACAGTTCAACTAGCTAAAGAAAACGGCTTTGCTGGACTTACGGGTTTTGTGAATGGTTTGTTGCGACAGTATATTAGGCAAGCGGGAGGTGGTGAGGGTATTCCCTTACAATTGTCAGAAAATCCTGTAGAACGCTTGGGCATTTTACACAGTTTTCCTGACTGGATTATTCAAGTATGGTTAGAACAACTCAGTTTTGCTGAAACAGAACAGTTATGTGAATGGATGAATCAATCACCAACAATCGATCTGCGCGTTAACCCGCTGCGCACTTCTATTGATGTGGTGGAAAAGGCTTTGCAATCGGCTGATGTTTTAGTGAAGCGGCTTCCGAATTTACCCCAAGCTTTAAGATTAATTAGTAATAGCGGCCCGATTCAAAATTTACCTGGTTTTAAAGAAGGTTGGTGGGTTGTACAAGATGCTAGTGCTCAGTTGGTGAGTCATTTACTCGAGCCGCAACCAGGAGAAGCAATCGTTGATGCTTGTGCTGCACCTGGAGGGAAAACAACTCACATCGCTGAGTTGATGGTTGATAAAGGGAAAATTTGGGCTTGCGATCGCACTGCTTCCCGACTGCGCAAACTCCAAGAAAATGCACGGCGGTTAAATTTGCAATCTATTCAAATTTGTACTGGCGACAGTCGGCAATTCTTACAGTTTCAAAATACCGCAGACCGCGTATTATTAGATGCACCATGTTCTGGTTTGGGAACTTTGCACCGCCATGCTGATGCGCGTTGGCGACAGACACCAGAAAGCGTCCAAGAACTTTCAAAACTGCAAAAGGAATTACTCGCACATACTTCAACTTTTGTGAAATCGGGTGGTGTGCTAGTCTACGCTACTTGTACGCTACATCCAGCCGAAAATGAAGCGGTGATTTCTGAGTTTTTAGCTGAGTATCCGCATTGGCAAATAGAACCTCCTAATACTGATTCACCCTTGTTTGCCTATTCCACCCCATCAGGTTGGTGCAAAGTTTGGCCTCATCGCCAGAATATGGATGGTTTTTTTATGGTTCGCTTAAGAAAAACTAATGATTCCGAGTGA
- a CDS encoding 1A family penicillin-binding protein, translating to MGKLTSWFKQGSSDLSASDKEKPRLSPGNHLENEESINENLPPTKPSKGKQVLNQMQYVSSGIIAKLSSRDKPFYRRLWFWAGLSVGGGIIAFNYGIGTIDRTLPDKSELNAVVREQTLTIKAADGTILQQQGEAAREQLNLEQMPDRLKKAFIASEDRRFQQHNGVDAQGIVRAVWSNLRSQDVVEGGSTITQQLARILFLKQEKTIWRKLKEVRLAQKMEHELSKDQILERYLNLVYLGSGAYGVADAAWVYFSKSVDQLTLPEMATIAGLAPAPSSYAPDKNPEAAKARRNLVLQRMQEDGVITAAEREAAIREPLIVKSSFPKRLQVESPYFTTYIQKELPKYVAPDVLAGGGLVVETTLNPTWQKFAEEAVAKTLRNQGRWENFKQAAMVAIDPRNGEIQAMVGGKDFGKNQFNRVTQAQRQPGSTFKGFVYATAIASGKNPYDTYEDEPFVVDGYEPKNFSEKFHGSMSMRDALTRSINIIAVKVLIDVGFEPIIKLAHDMGIKSELKPTYSLALGSNEVNLLELTSAYGSFATQGLHTEVHGIRRILNRQGKVIWSADFTSKRALDADSAAIMTWMLRNVVEEGTGAAAQLDNRPVAGKTGTSDEARDLWFIGYIPQLVTGVWLGNDDNRPTWGSSGSAAYTWHEFMEKAVKDMPVEKFPTRPKLDGRKGTIKAKPLKPGKIVNKAISSNDDDEDNSSSEERPSRRRRYYQQDQQQEETPRRRRRYYQQQDDETPSYSRRRRYRSEESSSSSNSSSEESRPRRRSRQVESSESSTPRRSRRSSSSSGNSSSSSGNSSPTPPSWRERLKPSSSQ from the coding sequence GTGGGGAAACTAACCTCCTGGTTCAAGCAAGGATCGAGCGATTTAAGTGCATCTGACAAGGAGAAACCGCGATTGTCGCCTGGTAATCATCTCGAAAACGAGGAATCCATAAATGAAAACTTACCACCAACAAAGCCGAGTAAGGGAAAGCAAGTACTAAACCAGATGCAATATGTTTCATCTGGAATAATTGCCAAACTATCCAGCCGCGATAAACCGTTTTATCGTCGCCTTTGGTTCTGGGCAGGCTTGAGTGTAGGTGGGGGAATTATTGCCTTTAACTACGGTATTGGCACAATAGACCGCACATTGCCAGATAAATCGGAGTTAAACGCCGTAGTCCGAGAGCAAACATTAACGATTAAAGCGGCTGACGGTACTATCTTACAACAGCAAGGAGAAGCGGCAAGAGAACAGCTCAATCTAGAGCAAATGCCAGATAGGTTGAAAAAAGCTTTCATCGCCTCAGAAGATAGAAGATTTCAGCAACACAATGGAGTCGATGCGCAAGGGATAGTTAGAGCCGTTTGGAGTAACTTGCGATCGCAAGATGTTGTCGAAGGTGGTAGCACCATTACCCAACAGTTAGCGCGGATTCTCTTCCTCAAACAAGAAAAGACAATCTGGCGCAAGCTCAAAGAAGTGCGTCTGGCGCAGAAGATGGAGCATGAATTGAGCAAAGACCAAATTCTGGAGCGTTACTTGAATTTGGTGTATTTGGGATCTGGAGCTTATGGTGTAGCTGATGCAGCATGGGTATACTTCAGCAAATCAGTGGATCAACTGACTTTGCCGGAAATGGCTACGATCGCCGGATTAGCACCAGCCCCCAGTAGCTACGCCCCAGACAAAAATCCGGAGGCTGCAAAAGCTAGGCGAAATTTGGTGTTGCAAAGAATGCAGGAAGATGGCGTAATTACCGCCGCCGAAAGAGAAGCCGCCATCCGAGAACCGCTAATAGTTAAAAGTAGTTTCCCCAAGCGCCTGCAAGTAGAATCTCCCTACTTTACTACCTATATTCAAAAAGAATTACCCAAGTATGTTGCCCCTGATGTGTTAGCAGGTGGGGGTTTAGTTGTAGAAACCACCTTAAACCCGACTTGGCAGAAATTTGCCGAAGAAGCAGTGGCCAAAACCCTGAGAAACCAAGGCCGCTGGGAGAACTTTAAACAAGCAGCAATGGTAGCTATTGACCCCCGCAATGGTGAAATTCAAGCAATGGTTGGGGGTAAAGACTTTGGCAAAAACCAATTTAATCGCGTGACTCAAGCCCAGCGTCAGCCAGGCTCGACATTTAAAGGCTTCGTTTATGCTACCGCGATCGCCAGTGGCAAAAACCCTTACGATACTTACGAAGATGAGCCTTTTGTCGTAGACGGTTATGAACCGAAAAATTTCAGTGAAAAATTTCACGGTTCGATGAGTATGCGAGATGCCCTCACCCGTTCGATTAATATAATTGCGGTGAAGGTATTGATTGATGTAGGGTTTGAGCCAATTATTAAACTCGCCCATGACATGGGAATTAAATCGGAACTCAAACCTACTTATTCTTTAGCGCTGGGTTCAAATGAAGTAAATTTGCTGGAGTTGACGAGCGCTTATGGTAGCTTTGCTACCCAAGGCTTACACACAGAAGTTCATGGTATTCGTCGTATCCTCAACCGCCAAGGTAAGGTAATTTGGTCGGCTGATTTCACCTCCAAACGTGCCCTTGATGCTGATAGTGCGGCTATCATGACCTGGATGTTACGTAATGTCGTAGAAGAAGGTACTGGTGCTGCTGCCCAATTAGATAATAGACCCGTAGCTGGGAAAACAGGCACTTCTGATGAAGCCCGCGATTTATGGTTTATTGGCTACATCCCCCAACTCGTTACCGGAGTTTGGCTAGGTAATGATGACAATCGCCCGACTTGGGGTAGTAGTGGTAGCGCTGCTTATACCTGGCATGAATTTATGGAAAAAGCCGTAAAAGATATGCCAGTAGAAAAGTTTCCTACCAGACCTAAACTTGATGGTCGTAAAGGCACTATCAAAGCCAAGCCCCTGAAGCCAGGCAAAATTGTCAATAAGGCTATTTCCTCAAATGATGACGATGAGGACAACTCCAGCAGCGAAGAGCGTCCATCCAGAAGACGCAGATATTATCAACAAGATCAACAACAAGAGGAAACGCCCAGACGCCGCAGACGTTATTATCAACAGCAAGATGATGAAACGCCTTCATATAGTAGGCGGCGTCGATATCGGAGTGAAGAATCCAGCAGTAGTAGTAACTCTTCTTCAGAAGAATCTCGTCCCAGACGCCGCAGTCGGCAGGTAGAATCTTCTGAATCTTCCACGCCTCGCAGATCTCGGAGGTCGTCATCCTCGTCAGGTAATAGCTCTTCGAGTTCGGGAAATTCATCGCCAACACCGCCTAGTTGGCGGGAGAGGCTAAAACCTTCTTCCTCGCAATAA